In Theileria equi strain WA chromosome 3, complete sequence, the genomic window AAACGCTTGTCGATATCTTTGCTGCTTATCGcaactttaaaaatgttcaaTACATCTTGTTTTTGTACAAGTGTCTGTCTTGTGGATTAGACCCTAGAAACTTGAATTTGGCATTTGATACTAATTCAGTGAATTTTAAACTCCTTTCCCTGAAGCTTGGAGAGAAAAGGGTTGTTAGAAAGAGAGTGATATCACTCAAATATTCGTGTTTTGTTTACGATATCGAGGATACGTCCGATCTTGAACTAGTTGTTTCTGTGGATCTTTTAGATTCTGACGAAGACAGCATTCACTATCTTGTTTTGGCAAACGAACACTCAAACTTTATTTATGGGTTTAAGCGATTCTTCAAGAGTGGAACTGCGTACTTTGGGTACGTTTATATAATGTaaaatgatgaatttataGGTTAAAGATTTCATCCTTGGAAGGATCTATAGTTTTAAAATTGGTTTTGTCGTCTCCGACATTGTTTGTACATGATTTCGAACACACGATTATCCTAAGATGTTCGTCTCTCGTAAAGTAACCTATTTATGCGAGACAACTGGTATATCCAGAATATCTGGCTAATCACAAATACGATAGTCAAGACGTGAATGTTAAATATGTTTTTAATACTTTCTCGtagattctttatattGTACATACCCACTTTCAAGTAGTCTGAATCTCCATAAGATGTGAGTTTGTATGAATCCTTACTCTTGAAATGTGGAATCCATAACAGGAGGGATTTGCCATCATAATATGCAGAGGTACATGTACATCCAAAGGTACTGTAGCAAGTTAGTAGTGCATATTTATTGAAGGCCCTCTGGAATATGCTCAATTTGTGAGCAAAATATACCCCCTTACATCTGCCACTGGCAGGCTTGCATTTGTCTATACTACATACTTTTGACTTGAAGTTGCGATTGAATTCATAGACATTAAACGTTACAATGTGAATAtcaaatcttccaaaagtaCCACCAAAGTGACCAGGTAGGTGAAATTTGTCGTTTCCTCTCTTTACTACGATAGAAAACTGGTCTACGCCCCAAACTCTGACCATGTGACTCATTTCGCTTTGCATTTGAACCTGCCACTCATTTACCCTATCCAATAGGGtttcaaaatttccaagaGAAAGTTTCAAGTCTACCAAACGTGTAAGGTAAACATTAAGAATACGTTCATTCTCAAAAACTTTGGAACTAAGTTTGTTGGATAAAAATTCAACCATTTTAATCCTTTCTGACAACTTTAAAAGAACGTGCTTTTTGCCACGTGATTTCTCATGTTCTTGGTAATCACTAGTATTATTCTTGTCTTCACTAGAAGATGTAGTCTGTTGTAGTTTCTTGAGATACTTGAGTCTATGGTCTAGACGTTCTGTAACATACCTTAAAAATCCATCTGGGTTTTTAGTTCGTCTAAAGACTTCCTTTTCATTGATTGAAAGAGTCATCATATTATCAGATATGGATAGGGAAGATATGAAACGATCAGAAATTTTGTATTGTATTCTAGAAGCAAAATGTTTGATGGACAAAACACTTCTTAAGAACTTGTTATCACCCAAGTACcaaaaatatattccaGTCCTCAAAAGTGGCCTTGAAGCTATCTTTAACCACTGAGAATGTCTTTTCAGTGTACAAGTCAAATGTTTTGAGCCAGAATGGGAAAATTTAGAGGAATCATCTACAATGTGTGAATTCACATACGAGAAACAGCTGAATTTGGAAATCACTCCGGGCGACTGTATACATACCAAAATAGGCGCattctttgaaaatgtttgtGAATCACAAGATAAAAGGTTGCCCTTTACAAATTCGTATATTACCCTTTCAAACCACCCCGACtcttttggaagttttacATGATCTAACATGCGGTAAAATCTATTTGTTTGTCTAGCAGAAAGACTTCCAAGTGCCTTGATACACTGAGTCCGTGAATGTTGTGGAATTTTTCCTCTGCTACTAACACGTTGTGTTACTCTGCTCACCAACCTGCGATTGTATTCATTTTTCTGGTTACATGCCAGGTTCATTAAAAACTTATATTTTGTACCTTTAATCAGTGTTTTATCACATTGATTTTCTGTTAAAGTATCAGAATTGGCCTGAACCAGGGCCTTATCCGACGCCTCTATAGACTTTGATAAAGTACGTTCATTTCTTGTATTATCAAAAACCGTATTTAGCTCCTCAACTCTATTTTCATCCTGTTTTTTGTCAGTAAATGCATGTTCTGGTATGTCTACCAGGtacttttcattttcaatttcGTTCTCTAGTACCTCAAGGGCAGTTGCTCCGTAAATGTGCATACTAGTCACAGTGCAATAGTAATTGTCTCCCCTGTGGTAGTCTAACAGTTCTACCTTTAAGTATTTGGTCCAACAGTCATTGTTTCCTTGGTTGCAATACTcagaaatatcaaaaatttCCCTTTCTGACGAGCTAACCTCCAAGTCTGCCAAGACCCTAAAATTGGTAGATGGGTAGTAGTTCGATGCCGATATCCTTATGCGTTTGTAAGTGGATGCATAATCTTCGTATGACAAGAGAGAAACTTGCTGGACGAAGATGTTCTCCGGAAACGAGAGAATGAACCAGTCGGTTGTCTTGCACGGGGCCAGCATATATCGATCCCTGTCATTGTTCTGAATGTTTCTCAAGTGTGCTAGCGATTCACTTTGAGCGATGATCTTTGTTCCAGACTTTTCAGAGGCGAAGTCCACCTTTAGGGCGTATGCTCTCTTGTCATAGGGGATACCCCTAATTTGGCTCTGCGGGCCTTTATCAGCAAATGTGTTTGTATCATCCTCTTCTGTACGAGTATGCTGAGGTATTCGTGTGATGCTTTTGAGgaacaagaggaagaatgtgaaaAAAAGAAAAGTCTGAACGAGCTTGTGCGACGTCTTTGATTTGTGGGCGTCCATTTAAAGATATTTTCTTTCAATCCAAtctctacattttttacaCTCTAAATGTGCGCTTGACCGGGTGAATTTCCCCAAAACCCCCAATTTTATTTGCACATTCCGCCATTTGGCCaaaaattaaaaaaatGTTCTTTCTGTCCAGAGTACTATATCGCAATAACACTAAACGTCTTTCTGTGCGTTTGACCAGTTGCGTACAGAGCGGATACTTTTATCTGACTCGGATATCTCCACTAAAGGCCAAGCACAGAATGGCTCTGCGCAAATACGACCCGAGAGTAAATAAACACGTGTAAGTATCTGGTTGTGtatataaatgtacagAATATTTTACCAAACTGCATCGGCGTGTTCCCTTCCTGGCAAGACACCTGCCTCTGAACACTCTGCCAAGTACGCCAGATTATGCGGTAAATCCAAGAATATGCGCCCACTCCTTGCGAGAGTTGAAAGAGCGTACGAATATGGTCGCTACAATGCATTTGATCGAGCATATCAAAGGCTTGTTGACTCTCGAGGAAAGGTCGTGCCGAGAATGAGCTAATGACTCTGCTATAAATCAACCATCCATGACAGATATGGAAAGGTTATGACCTTCAAACTCAAGCTCATCGCTAACATTTGAAACGAGTTGACAGAGACACGGGTACTTGTTGCGCTTACTAGTGCTAATGTTAATTTGACTCGTCAAGGTCTTGTTTCTCGTTGGAGGATGTAACAAATTTCTAGAAATTCTCAAATTATCGCCATTCGATGGATATGCGTTCGTTACAAAAACCAACATTTGCGATTCCCAAATCTCCTTTGAGATATTCATTGCATAGTCACTCATTGCCTTGTCTATTTCAACCAAGGCTGAATCCAGAGATGCAAAAAAACACTTGTGTTCATTAAGTCTGCAAAGGTGGAACCAAGTTACAAGGTTGAATATAAACGTGATGAGAATGCACCAAAATCCTTCATATTGAAGAGCTGCGTACCAGTAAAACCCAGATACAATTTTAGGATGTGCCAGAGGAACCCTGTAATGTGACCTAAACTTCCAATCGTAGACATAGGCGCAGGTCCCTAGAGAAATAATGAGGTGCAGAATAAAAGGGAACCAAATCCTcatgaaaaatattttgaattttagcatcttcatcctGTCCAAAATCTCTTCGGCTGCCCCGTGTGTAAATTTGTAAGAGGCTTCGTCAAAACCCTTTGCCAAATCGTTCATCGCAGTTACGCATGCACTGGTTGGGGTCTTGAATACACTTTTTACGTGCTTCTTGAACTTTTCCAGGGCTTCTTGTTTACTATTAACCATGAAATCACGTCTCGTTTTGTTCATGGAAAACTTACAAAGGTTGCAAAGGTAGCCCTTAAATCTATTATGGGTGGAATTAAATCCCACCAACTGGATAGCAATGTAAATTAAAACACCAACTACAAAAAAATTTTCAAACTCTCCAAAACAATCTATGATTTTTCCCTCTTGGTACTCTTCAAAAAAGAGACCGTATAACCTAAACTGGAAAAAGGCATGAAATATTGCGGGGACCAGTAGCGATATCAGCATTAAGCCTAGGTATAAGGTTGTATGGATAATAGAAATACAGTCGTATTCCTTTAAAACTGGAACGTTTTCCAAGTCTTCATCTCCACCTGGTAATGAGATATAGTCATCCTTTACAAAGATGTCTGAGTAGTTGCTACTATCCAGATGAAAATTACTACTTGTTGACCTATTTCCAATGTTTCTTGTAGCTCTTGCAATGGAAATTGCTGGTATATCTTCACTTTCTGGCTTGGGTTGGTCAGAATGTTCAAGTTCCTCTGGAGGAAGAAAGTGATAGACACTAGTCGACTCgttctttacatttttatccaaatgtGTGGTTTTTATAACTTTAATAAAGTCATTGTCTCTCTGCTGGTCATCAGATAAGATAGAGAcatttggtatttttataccatccatCGTTACTCGCGTTTATTCTGTAATTGACCATATTCCGATTCTTGAAGCTTCCATGTCAACTAAACTATCAACTGCCAAGGACCACAGACTCCAGTGATCTGGGAGGACTTGATTCGTGAGACGTTCCGAACGCGCCTGTGACAACGCACCAAAGGGCATATAGTCAACGACCCTTTGTCGGCGAATCTGCCAATATATGTCTATATCCTGATTAAATTTGCCTGAAATAttcaaatgtgtagcaATTTGACCTCGAATTTGGCGTCGATCTGTCAGCTACAAACGAGTGTCTACACACCAGAGAATTCTGTCTACCAAATGATAATCCACATGTTTATCAGCTGATATTTGACTATTTGAATAAATGTCCTACAAAAGGCCACCTTTAGCTTCGCTACTATCGCCTCCCATTGATAGGGACGGCGTCCTCCTAtaatttttattttaatcGCAAATTCGAGTCTATTCGCTCAATAACGATGTTTTATGTTATTAGTCATGggtttatatttttgttcATTAAACATG contains:
- a CDS encoding hypothetical protein (encoded by transcript BEWA_001460A), which produces MFFLSRVLYRNNTKRLSVRLTSCVQSGYFYLTRISPLKAKHRMALRKYDPRVNKHVIFYQTASACSLPGKTPASEHSAKYARLCGKSKNMRPLLARVERAYEYGRYNAFDRAYQRLVDSRGKVVPRMS
- a CDS encoding hypothetical protein (encoded by transcript BEWA_001470A); this encodes MDGIKIPNVSILSDDQQRDNDFIKVIKTTHLDKNVKNESTSVYHFLPPEELEHSDQPKPESEDIPAISIARATRNIGNRSTSSNFHLDSSNYSDIFVKDDYISLPGGDEDLENVPVLKEYDCISIIHTTLYLGLMLISLLVPAIFHAFFQFRLYGLFFEEYQEGKIIDCFGEFENFFVVGVLIYIAIQLVGFNSTHNRFKGYLCNLCKFSMNKTRRDFMVNSKQEALEKFKKHVKSVFKTPTSACVTAMNDLAKGFDEASYKFTHGAAEEILDRMKMLKFKIFFMRIWFPFILHLIISLGTCAYVYDWKFRSHYRVPLAHPKIVSGFYWYAALQYEGFWCILITFIFNLVTWFHLCRLNEHKCFFASLDSALVEIDKAMSDYAMNISKEIWESQMLVFVTNAYPSNGDNLRISRNLLHPPTRNKTLTSQINISTSKRNKYPCLCQLVSNVSDELEFEGHNLSISVMDG
- a CDS encoding hypothetical protein (encoded by transcript BEWA_001450A), which codes for MDAHKSKTSHKLVQTFLFFTFFLLFLKSITRIPQHTRTEEDDTNTFADKGPQSQIRGIPYDKRAYALKVDFASEKSGTKIIAQSESLAHLRNIQNNDRDRYMLAPCKTTDWFILSFPENIFVQQVSLLSYEDYASTYKRIRISASNYYPSTNFRVLADLEVSSSEREIFDISEYCNQGNNDCWTKYLKVELLDYHRGDNYYCTVTSMHIYGATALEVLENEIENEKYLVDIPEHAFTDKKQDENRVEELNTVFDNTRNERTLSKSIEASDKALVQANSDTLTENQCDKTLIKGTKYKFLMNLACNQKNEYNRRLVSRVTQRVSSRGKIPQHSRTQCIKALGSLSARQTNRFYRMLDHVKLPKESGWFERVIYEFVKGNLLSCDSQTFSKNAPILVCIQSPGVISKFSCFSYVNSHIVDDSSKFSHSGSKHLTCTLKRHSQWLKIASRPLLRTGIYFWYLGDNKFLRSVLSIKHFASRIQYKISDRFISSLSISDNMMTLSINEKEVFRRTKNPDGFLRYVTERLDHRLKYLKKLQQTTSSSEDKNNTSDYQEHEKSRGKKHVLLKLSERIKMVEFLSNKLSSKVFENERILNVYLTRLVDLKLSLGNFETLLDRVNEWQVQMQSEMSHMVRVWGVDQFSIVVKRGNDKFHLPGHFGGTFGRFDIHIVTFNVYEFNRNFKSKVCSIDKCKPASGRCKGVYFAHKLSIFQRAFNKYALLTCYSTFGCTCTSAYYDGKSLLLWIPHFKSKDSYKLTSYGDSDYLKVGMYNIKNLRESIKNIFNIHVLTIVFVISQIFWIYQLSRINRLLYERRTS